Proteins encoded by one window of Lathyrus oleraceus cultivar Zhongwan6 chromosome 1, CAAS_Psat_ZW6_1.0, whole genome shotgun sequence:
- the LOC127118716 gene encoding pyruvate kinase, cytosolic isozyme codes for MSNIDIEGIMNQLPNDSRLPKTKIVCTLGPASRSVEMIQKLLKAGMNVARFNFSHGTHEYHQETLNNLKSAMQSTGILCAVMLDTKGPEIRTGFLVDGKPIQLKEGQEITITTDYDIKGDPETISMSYKKLPVHLKPGNTILCSDGTITLTVLSCDQDAGTVRCRCENTAMLGERKNVNLPGVVVDLPTLTDKDKEDILEWGVPNNIDMIALSFVRKGSDLVNVRRVLGPHAKHIKLMSKVENQEGVMNFDEILRETDAFMVARGDLGMEIPVEKIFLAQKMMIYKCNLAGKPVVTATQMLESMIKSPRPTRAEATDVANAVLDGTDCVMLSGESAAGSYPELAVKIMARICIEAESSLDYGAIFKEMIRSTPLPMSPLESLASSAVRTANKARAKLIVVLTRGGSTAKLVAKYRPAVPILSVVVPVLTTDSFDWTCSDESPARHSLIYRGLIPILAEGSARATDAESTDAILEASLKSATQKGLCKPGDAVVALHRIGAASVIKICIVK; via the exons ATGTCGAACATAGACATTGAAGGGATCATGAACCAACTACCTAATGATTCCCGTCTTCCTAAGACCAAAATCGTCTGTACTTTGGGTCCTGCTTCCAGATCTGTTGAAATGATCCAGAAGCTTCTTAAAGCTGGCATGAATGTTGCTCGTTTCAATTTCTCTCATGGAACTCATGAATATCATCAAGAAACCCTCAACAATCTCAAGTCTGCTATGCAATCCACCGGTATTCTCTGCGCCGTCATGCTCGACACCAAG GGGCCTGAGATTCGGACTGGCTTTCTGGTAGATGGGAAACCTATTCAGCTCAAAGAAGGACAGGAAATCACAATAACTACTGATTATGATATTAAGGGTGATCCGGAGACGATATCCATGAGTTACAAGAAACTGCCGGTTCATTTGAAGCCTGGAAATACTATACTATGCTCTGATGGAACGATCACTCTTACTGTTTTGTCTTGTGATCAAGATGCCGGTACGGTTAGATGTCGCTGTGAAAACACAGCAATGCTGGGTGAGAGGAAAAATGTCAATCTTCCTGGTGTTGTGGTGGATCTTCCCACTCTTACTGACAAGGATAAGGAAGATATTCTTGAATGGGGTGTCCCTAACAATATTGATATGATTGCTCTTTCATTTGTTCGTAAGGGTTCGGATCTTGTTAATGTCCGCAGGGTTTTGGGGCCACATGCAAAGCATATTAAGTTGATGTCAAAG GTTGAGAATCAGGAGGGAGTCATGAACTTTGACGAAATCCTGCGTGAAACGGATGCATTCATGGTGGCGCGTGGTGATCTTGGAATGGAGATCCCGGTTGAGAAGATATTTCTGGCACAGAAAATGATGATATATAAGTGTAATCTTGCTGGCAAGCCTGTGGTGACTGCCACCCAGATGCTTGAATCCATGATCAAGTCTCCTCGGCCAACACGAGCTGAAGCAACCGATGTAGCCAATGCGGTTCTTGATGGAACAGATTGTGTTATGCTTAGTGGTGAAAGTGCTGCTGGATCTTACCCTGAACTTGCTGTGAAAATCATGGCTCGCATTTGTATTGAAGCGGAATCATCCCTTGACTATGGTGCTATCTTCAAAGAGATGATAAGGTCTACTCCATTGCCAATGAGTCCATTGGAAAGTCTTGCATCATCGGCTGTACGAACAGCCAACAAGGCCAGAGCAAAACTCATTGTCGTGCTGACACGAGGTGGGAGCACAGCCAAGTTAGTTGCCAAGTATAGGCCAGCAGTTCCAATCCTGTCCGTGGTAGTTCCAGTTTTGACAACGGACTCATTTGATTGGACCTGCAGTGACGAGTCACCAGCAAGGCACAGCTTAATATACAGAGGGTTGATTCCTATTTTGGCAGAAGGATCTGCGAGAGCTACTGATGCAGAATCTACAGATGCTATTCTGGAAGCTTCCCTCAAGTCAGCAACACAAAAGGGGCTTTGTAAACCTGGTGATGCAGTTGTTGCTCTTCATCGTATTGGAGCTGCTTCTGTCATAAAGATCTGCATTGTGAAGTGA